One genomic window of Vicinamibacteria bacterium includes the following:
- a CDS encoding alpha-hydroxy acid oxidase: protein MKRPNKTESRRQLLKFLAGSPALAYLGFPALTTVQSTRRYAGRGDGLIASPEDAVNVFDFERVAEKALPPAHWGYLATGTDDDATIQANRDGFTRFQLRPRRLVNVREIDLSVDVLGTRWPTPIVIAPTGSNGAFHAEGEIAVARAAKAKTHLQMLSNVSSHSVEEVNAARGEPVWFQLYPRAGWDVTKAVVSRAERAGCPAIVLTVDLLGGSNRETVKRYAMKDERECSVCHLDKRNTPNYDVLELPDDDDYPESLTWDYVRQVRDHTTMKVLIKGIVTAEDARLAVEAGVDGIIVSNHGGRAEASRRSTIECLPEIVDAVSGRIAVLIDGGFRRGTDFFKALALGATAVCIGRPYLWGLSAFGQAGVEAVLDVLRRELEIVMKQSGTTSIREITPKHVVAATR from the coding sequence ATGAAGCGCCCGAACAAGACAGAATCACGGCGGCAGCTCCTCAAATTCCTCGCAGGGAGCCCGGCGCTCGCCTATCTGGGGTTTCCCGCGCTCACGACCGTCCAGTCGACGCGCCGCTACGCGGGCCGGGGCGATGGCCTCATCGCGTCGCCCGAGGATGCCGTCAACGTCTTCGACTTCGAGCGCGTGGCGGAAAAGGCCCTTCCACCGGCACATTGGGGCTACCTCGCTACCGGGACGGACGACGACGCAACCATTCAGGCGAATCGAGACGGGTTCACGCGATTCCAGCTTCGCCCGAGACGGCTGGTGAACGTTCGCGAGATCGACCTGTCGGTGGACGTGCTGGGAACGCGCTGGCCCACGCCCATCGTCATCGCCCCCACCGGCAGCAACGGTGCGTTCCACGCCGAGGGCGAGATTGCCGTCGCCCGCGCCGCGAAGGCCAAGACCCACCTGCAGATGCTCTCGAACGTCTCGTCCCACTCGGTCGAGGAGGTGAACGCCGCTCGAGGGGAGCCGGTATGGTTTCAGCTCTACCCGCGCGCCGGCTGGGACGTCACCAAAGCGGTCGTCTCACGGGCCGAGAGGGCGGGCTGCCCCGCCATCGTGCTCACCGTCGATCTCCTCGGCGGAAGCAACCGCGAGACGGTGAAGCGGTATGCGATGAAGGACGAAAGGGAGTGCTCGGTCTGTCACCTGGACAAGAGGAACACCCCGAACTACGACGTGCTCGAGCTTCCCGACGACGACGACTACCCCGAAAGCCTCACCTGGGACTACGTGCGCCAGGTTCGTGACCACACGACGATGAAGGTCCTGATCAAGGGAATCGTCACCGCCGAGGACGCGCGTCTCGCGGTCGAGGCGGGCGTCGACGGCATCATCGTCTCGAACCACGGCGGCCGCGCCGAGGCGAGCCGCCGCTCAACCATCGAGTGTCTCCCCGAGATCGTGGATGCCGTTTCCGGACGCATCGCCGTCCTGATCGACGGCGGCTTTCGCCGGGGAACCGACTTCTTCAAGGCTCTCGCCCTCGGAGCCACCGCCGTCTGTATCGGGCGGCCCTACCTCTGGGGCTTGTCGGCCTTCGGGCAGGCGGGTGTGGAAGCGGTCCTCGATGTCTTGCGCCGCGAGCTCGAGATCGTGATGAAGCAGTCGGGAACGACATCGATCCGCGAGATCACCCCGAAGCACGTCGTGGCTGCGACGCGTTAG